Proteins encoded together in one Polycladomyces subterraneus window:
- a CDS encoding GrpB family protein: MPPHSDPIVVVPYDPAWPNVYEREREILTEALGSLVLSIHHIGSTAVPGLSAKPIVDILAGVSTLLPPSAYEERLRSCGYVFQFHDREEGRLFFRKGMPRTHHLHIMEQDSEGFRHHLFFRDFLRLNPDLADEYAALKRRLAQRYREDRAAYVSGKADWIRRILSRYGDDDGKNPSIE, encoded by the coding sequence TTGCCCCCTCATTCCGACCCTATCGTGGTAGTACCTTATGATCCGGCGTGGCCAAACGTGTACGAACGGGAAAGGGAGATCTTAACAGAAGCACTGGGATCATTGGTTTTGTCCATTCATCATATCGGCAGTACGGCGGTTCCTGGTTTATCGGCCAAGCCTATCGTTGATATTCTAGCCGGAGTGTCCACTCTCCTGCCACCCTCCGCATATGAAGAACGACTTCGTTCGTGCGGATACGTATTCCAGTTTCATGACCGTGAGGAGGGGAGGTTGTTTTTCCGCAAGGGAATGCCGCGTACGCATCATCTTCACATAATGGAACAGGACAGCGAAGGATTTCGTCATCACCTATTTTTCCGTGATTTTCTTCGATTAAACCCGGATCTGGCAGACGAATATGCGGCGCTGAAACGGCGTTTGGCTCAACGATATCGGGAGGACCGAGCCGCTTATGTGTCGGGAAAAGCCGACTGGATTCGCCGCATATTGTCACGGTATGGGGACGACGATGGCAAGAACCCATCGATTGAATGA
- the purD gene encoding phosphoribosylamine--glycine ligase, which produces MRVLVIGSGGREHALVWKLAQSPLVKKVFCAPGNGGIAELAECVSIGVTDVERLLAFAKDQEIDLTVVGPEAALLAGVTDAFEAEGLAVFGPNRKAAEIEGSKSFAKDLMARYGIPTGNYRTFTTAEEAKQYVREQGAPIVVKADGLAAGKGVTVARTVEEAEVAIERVMNEKVFGEAGNRVVIEEFLSGQEMSLMAFVDGETVRPMVISQDHKPVFDGDQGPNTGGMGAYSPVPQIPSVVVDRAVAEILQPVAQAMVREGRLFRGVLYAGLMVTEAGPKVIEFNARFGDPETQVVLPRLDSDLAEIMLATVSGKLADIEIRWKEEAAVCVVMASEGYPGDYRKGVLIRSLPESRPDRIVFHAGTKKEDDQLVTAGGRVLAVTALGADVRAAQAAAYETVNQIDFDGAHYRRDIAAKALAAEE; this is translated from the coding sequence TTGCGCGTACTGGTGATTGGCAGTGGAGGCCGGGAGCACGCATTGGTGTGGAAATTGGCACAAAGTCCGTTAGTAAAGAAAGTGTTCTGCGCGCCCGGCAACGGCGGGATCGCCGAGCTGGCCGAGTGCGTTTCGATCGGTGTGACGGATGTGGAACGGTTGCTGGCGTTTGCGAAGGATCAAGAGATTGATCTGACCGTGGTCGGTCCTGAAGCGGCTTTGTTGGCTGGCGTAACCGATGCTTTCGAAGCGGAAGGATTGGCCGTGTTCGGACCCAATCGAAAAGCGGCTGAAATCGAAGGGAGCAAGTCGTTTGCCAAGGATTTGATGGCGCGCTATGGCATTCCCACCGGGAATTACCGTACGTTTACTACTGCGGAGGAAGCGAAACAGTATGTACGGGAACAAGGAGCGCCGATTGTGGTGAAAGCCGACGGTCTTGCGGCAGGCAAGGGCGTCACCGTGGCACGGACAGTGGAAGAGGCGGAAGTGGCCATCGAACGGGTTATGAACGAAAAAGTATTCGGTGAAGCAGGCAATCGCGTGGTGATCGAAGAGTTCCTCTCTGGTCAGGAAATGTCCCTGATGGCATTTGTCGATGGGGAAACAGTGCGGCCGATGGTCATTTCCCAAGACCACAAACCCGTATTTGACGGCGATCAAGGTCCCAATACGGGCGGGATGGGTGCGTATTCACCTGTTCCGCAGATACCATCTGTGGTGGTGGATCGTGCGGTGGCCGAGATCCTGCAACCTGTCGCCCAAGCGATGGTACGGGAAGGGCGGCTGTTCCGCGGGGTGTTGTACGCAGGTTTGATGGTGACGGAAGCGGGGCCGAAAGTCATCGAGTTCAATGCCCGATTTGGCGACCCAGAAACGCAGGTGGTTTTGCCCCGATTGGACAGTGATTTGGCTGAAATCATGCTGGCGACTGTTAGTGGCAAACTGGCCGATATCGAGATCCGGTGGAAGGAAGAAGCGGCTGTCTGCGTCGTGATGGCGTCTGAAGGATATCCGGGTGATTATCGCAAAGGCGTTCTGATTCGTTCGCTTCCCGAATCCCGTCCGGATCGTATCGTGTTTCATGCCGGTACCAAAAAGGAAGACGATCAATTGGTCACCGCCGGAGGGCGTGTGCTGGCTGTGACTGCATTGGGTGCAGACGTCAGAGCGGCACAAGCGGCCGCATATGAAACGGTGAACCAAATTGACTTTGACGGTGCGCATTATCGACGGGACATTGCGGCAAAAGCCCTGGCGGCGGAAGAATAA
- a CDS encoding S8 family peptidase produces MSFALITILLTVSFVFAGTPGVHALSLSSAPTDAQTDSSSQEIIVKFKPGISQVTQSLIHTEMATRLLFHNNALGFDVVKLNGQSIEKVLDAYRNNPLVEYAEPNIVFHAMMTPNDTYFSDQWSLKKVQAPTAWDLSQSSDSVKIAVIDTGVDSTHPDLSGKVINGHDYVDNDDDPMDLNGHGTHVAGVAAAVTNNQQGIAGMAPKAKIYAVRVLDENGEGTLDKVASGIVEAADHGAKVINLSLGSSQSAQTLKDAIDYAWNKGAVVVAAAGNDGTSAPTYPAYYNQVLAVAATDSSDHKADFSNYGKWVDVAAPGVDITSTYVGGGYKSMSGTSMAAPHVSGLAALLAAKGKNNTQILGTIQSTTDSISGTGSDWEYGRINALSALQK; encoded by the coding sequence ATTTCGTTTGCCCTCATCACTATTCTACTGACCGTTAGCTTCGTTTTCGCCGGAACTCCCGGCGTGCATGCACTGTCGCTGTCGTCCGCTCCCACGGATGCACAGACGGACTCTTCCAGTCAAGAGATCATCGTCAAATTCAAACCGGGGATCTCCCAGGTCACCCAATCTCTCATACATACCGAAATGGCCACCCGGTTATTGTTTCATAACAATGCGCTCGGTTTTGACGTAGTCAAACTGAATGGTCAGTCGATTGAAAAGGTTCTTGATGCCTATCGTAACAATCCACTCGTCGAATATGCAGAGCCCAATATCGTGTTCCACGCGATGATGACCCCAAATGACACGTATTTCAGCGATCAATGGTCCCTTAAGAAGGTACAAGCCCCTACAGCATGGGATCTCAGTCAGAGCTCGGACAGCGTGAAAATCGCCGTCATCGATACGGGCGTGGACAGTACCCATCCGGATTTGTCCGGCAAAGTGATCAATGGGCACGATTATGTGGACAATGACGACGATCCGATGGATCTCAACGGACATGGCACGCACGTGGCCGGAGTGGCCGCCGCCGTTACCAACAATCAACAGGGAATTGCGGGCATGGCGCCCAAAGCGAAGATTTATGCCGTCCGTGTGTTGGATGAAAATGGGGAAGGAACGTTGGACAAAGTGGCCAGCGGTATTGTCGAAGCAGCCGATCACGGTGCCAAAGTCATCAATCTGAGCTTGGGTTCTTCCCAAAGCGCTCAAACCCTGAAGGACGCCATTGATTACGCTTGGAACAAAGGGGCGGTGGTGGTGGCTGCAGCAGGCAATGACGGAACCTCCGCTCCCACTTATCCAGCTTACTACAATCAAGTGCTCGCTGTAGCGGCGACAGATAGCAGCGATCACAAGGCTGATTTCTCCAACTATGGCAAATGGGTGGATGTAGCGGCACCGGGTGTAGATATCACTTCCACCTATGTCGGAGGCGGTTATAAATCCATGTCCGGTACCTCGATGGCCGCACCTCATGTTTCAGGATTGGCTGCACTTCTCGCGGCGAAGGGGAAAAACAACACGCAAATTCTCGGCACCATTCAAAGCACAACCGATAGCATTTCAGGCACCGGTTCTGATTGGGAATACGGTCGAATCAACGCGCTGAGTGCCCTGCAGAAGTGA
- a CDS encoding spore germination protein, protein MRVRPWTRKKKRRSEKGQTNHEALRHDGSILSTDLEENLDFFRSIYADSFDVTIRSFLIGGKRNAALIYIVGLSNVEEIHEHILEPLMQEHEAGSDSLFTSLKNKLIPVVDMGEGHTRDECVEHLSTGEPVLLIDGEARALFFGLQKWDKRAVEEPTAETIIRGPREGFTETLTVNSSLIRRRIRNPGLKMKAISIGRQTRTKVVVAYIQENVDSTLVEEVFNRLQRIDIDGVLESGYLEEFIEDNPYSPFPQVINTERVDIVAANLLEGRVAILMEGTPFAIVVPATLATLMQSPEDYYQRFIIGTAIRWLRYLFVGLSLLLPSLYVAVISYHQELIPTSLLVTIASSRDRVPFPALVEALLMEIMFEILREAGIRLPKQVGAAVSIVGALVIGQAAVSAGLVSSPMVMVVAITGIASFATPRYTTGIAFRLLRFPIMVLAGSMGLVGIILGLIFIVVHLCTLRSFGVPYLAPLATTQVAEFKDVIIRAPWWKMDRRPHFTGKHNANRMGPNLKPDPSKGGEK, encoded by the coding sequence ATGAGGGTGCGTCCGTGGACTCGAAAAAAGAAAAGGCGATCGGAAAAGGGCCAGACGAACCACGAAGCGTTGCGTCATGATGGTTCCATTCTCTCCACGGATTTGGAGGAAAATCTGGACTTCTTCCGCTCCATTTATGCCGACAGCTTCGACGTGACCATCCGTTCTTTTCTCATCGGGGGAAAAAGAAACGCTGCGCTCATTTATATTGTGGGTTTGAGCAACGTTGAGGAGATCCACGAGCATATTTTGGAACCACTGATGCAAGAGCATGAGGCGGGGTCGGATTCCCTATTCACGTCCCTGAAAAACAAGCTCATTCCGGTTGTCGATATGGGTGAGGGTCATACGCGCGACGAGTGCGTCGAACATCTGTCGACAGGGGAACCGGTATTGTTGATCGACGGGGAAGCGCGGGCGTTGTTTTTCGGTTTGCAAAAATGGGACAAACGGGCAGTCGAAGAACCGACGGCCGAAACGATCATCCGGGGGCCACGAGAAGGGTTCACCGAAACGCTGACTGTCAATTCGTCTTTGATCCGCCGAAGAATCCGGAATCCAGGGCTGAAGATGAAAGCAATAAGTATCGGGCGTCAAACCCGGACAAAGGTGGTCGTCGCCTACATCCAAGAGAACGTCGATTCCACCTTGGTGGAGGAAGTCTTCAACCGGTTACAGCGGATTGATATCGACGGGGTGCTGGAGAGCGGTTATCTTGAAGAATTTATCGAAGACAATCCCTACTCTCCCTTTCCCCAAGTGATCAATACGGAGCGAGTTGATATTGTGGCTGCCAATTTGCTAGAGGGGAGGGTGGCCATTTTGATGGAAGGTACCCCTTTTGCCATCGTTGTGCCGGCGACATTGGCCACGCTGATGCAATCGCCCGAGGATTATTACCAACGTTTTATCATCGGTACTGCTATCCGTTGGTTACGGTATTTGTTTGTCGGTCTTTCCCTCCTGCTCCCTTCCCTGTATGTGGCCGTGATCAGTTATCATCAGGAATTGATCCCCACTTCGTTGCTGGTTACCATCGCGTCGTCAAGGGACCGAGTGCCCTTTCCTGCATTGGTAGAAGCGTTGCTGATGGAGATTATGTTTGAAATTCTTCGTGAAGCGGGTATCCGATTGCCCAAACAGGTGGGAGCAGCTGTCAGCATCGTCGGGGCGCTGGTGATCGGGCAAGCGGCGGTTTCGGCCGGTTTGGTCTCCTCTCCGATGGTGATGGTGGTGGCCATCACGGGAATCGCCTCTTTTGCGACCCCGCGCTACACCACCGGAATCGCCTTTCGATTGCTACGCTTTCCGATCATGGTGTTGGCAGGAAGCATGGGGCTTGTCGGGATCATTCTCGGTCTCATTTTCATCGTTGTTCACTTGTGCACGTTGCGATCCTTTGGTGTCCCCTATCTCGCACCGCTCGCCACCACCCAAGTGGCGGAATTCAAAGATGTAATTATCCGAGCACCGTGGTGGAAAATGGACCGCCGTCCCCATTTCACGGGAAAGCATAATGCAAACCGTATGGGACCCAATCTCAAGCCTGACCCTTCGAAGGGTGGGGAGAAATAA